A part of Desulfobacter sp. genomic DNA contains:
- a CDS encoding septal ring lytic transglycosylase RlpA family protein has translation MKLRYCPLRRIALFLCVFCALALAGCSSSTYDTRHRPPVKKKYPKGTPATQRPYTVKGRQYVPLSTAHGYVETGRASWYGRKFHGRKTSNGETYNMYAMTAAHKTLPMNTWVRVENLDNSKTITVRVNDRGPFVAGRIIDLSYSGASRIGMVGPGTARVRVTALGRATSYSKKDHTPTAFKPVDYWKGNFTVQVGAFKVRTNAENYRKKLSKSYLNAHIVPYEDYRGKFFRVRIGRFSKLNDAVKFSEQLMNEGFGRTFAVAE, from the coding sequence ATGAAATTGAGATACTGCCCCTTGAGACGAATCGCCCTGTTTTTATGTGTTTTTTGCGCCCTGGCACTTGCCGGCTGTTCAAGTTCAACCTATGACACCCGCCACCGTCCGCCGGTCAAGAAAAAATATCCTAAAGGAACCCCGGCCACCCAGCGGCCGTACACCGTTAAGGGGCGGCAGTATGTGCCCCTGTCCACGGCCCACGGGTATGTGGAAACGGGCCGTGCCTCCTGGTACGGCCGGAAATTCCACGGCAGGAAAACCTCCAACGGTGAAACTTATAATATGTACGCCATGACCGCGGCCCACAAAACCCTGCCCATGAATACCTGGGTCCGGGTGGAGAACCTGGACAACAGCAAGACCATCACCGTAAGGGTGAATGACCGGGGGCCCTTTGTGGCGGGCCGGATCATCGACCTGTCCTATTCAGGAGCCAGCCGCATCGGCATGGTGGGGCCGGGAACGGCCCGGGTCCGGGTCACGGCCCTGGGGCGGGCCACCTCCTATTCCAAAAAAGACCATACTCCCACTGCCTTTAAGCCCGTGGACTATTGGAAGGGCAATTTTACGGTGCAGGTGGGGGCTTTCAAGGTCCGGACCAATGCGGAAAATTACCGTAAAAAGCTTTCCAAATCCTATCTTAATGCCCATATCGTCCCCTACGAGGATTACAGGGGCAAGTTTTTCAGGGTGAGAATCGGCCGGTTTTCCAAACTCAACGATGCCGTAAAGTTCAGCGAACAGCTCATGAATGAGGGGTTCGGCCGGACGTTTGCCGTTGCGGAGTAA
- the gmhB gene encoding D-glycero-beta-D-manno-heptose 1,7-bisphosphate 7-phosphatase, whose translation MRGSAGRLPLRSKSMYTIFLDRDGVINEDSPAYIKSPEEFHFIPKSPEAVALLNKSGFEVILITNQSAVGRKMITRETLASIFDKMQAGIRAADGRIKDVFFCPHTPDEGCRCRKPRPGLILDAIKKYGIDPAAAAMVGDSAKDIECGRAAGCAKTVLVATGNGPKARQELADKGITPDYWARDLYDAAQWLASNLPASGLVHDHH comes from the coding sequence ATGAGGGGTTCGGCCGGACGTTTGCCGTTGCGGAGTAAGTCCATGTATACCATTTTTCTGGACAGGGACGGGGTGATCAATGAAGATTCCCCGGCATATATCAAAAGCCCGGAGGAGTTCCACTTCATCCCCAAAAGCCCTGAAGCAGTGGCCCTGCTCAATAAAAGCGGATTTGAGGTGATCCTCATTACCAACCAGTCCGCCGTGGGCCGGAAAATGATTACCCGGGAGACCCTGGCTTCCATTTTTGATAAAATGCAGGCCGGCATACGGGCGGCGGACGGCCGGATCAAGGATGTTTTTTTCTGTCCCCATACCCCGGATGAGGGGTGCCGCTGCAGAAAACCCAGGCCCGGATTGATTTTGGATGCCATAAAAAAATACGGAATTGATCCGGCAGCCGCGGCCATGGTGGGGGATTCGGCCAAGGACATTGAGTGCGGCCGGGCTGCCGGCTGTGCCAAAACCGTGCTGGTGGCCACGGGCAACGGGCCCAAGGCCCGGCAGGAACTGGCCGACAAGGGGATTACACCGGATTACTGGGCCCGAGATCTCTATGATGCGGCCCAATGGCTGGCATCCAACCTCCCCGCCTCCGGATTGGTCCATGATCACCATTAA